The Oncorhynchus gorbuscha isolate QuinsamMale2020 ecotype Even-year linkage group LG08, OgorEven_v1.0, whole genome shotgun sequence DNA window tcatgctgtagcaaactggcaaAAATTAAGAACCTACATCTGTACGCGTACTAACAAAACAGTCTGTCAAACAATCTATTCAATTCAGAGATGTTTTCACCCATCAAGAACTGTTTGACACACCCAGGCTCTGCTGAATCCCAGGAGAGGTTCAGAGACAGAAACTCTACTCACCCTTGCAGTGAATTTGCATTCCTTCTTTGCTGAAGTGGGTTTCATGTCCCTGTCCTCTGTCTTGACATTCTTCTGCGTCTGACTAACTCTTTCCTCCAGTAGTGCCTTTGCTTATGGTCTCAATCCTGCCTGCTCTCAGACTCCGCCTGGTTCCAGCCTGAACTCTCTGCACGAGTGGTACACACCAGATTACTTGatctcatttaaaaaaatttggGCCAGATTTTCATGccaaacattttttaaagacGTCACAGAAATAATTCAACAGTCCACAAAGTGACAGCTAGGAGGGGTTGGGATCAGGGGAGGGAAAGGATCTTTCACAACCATTATATTCACACATTGACACGTTCAAATTGTGTCCTAACCGTAAAAAAAATTACCAAGCTGTACCACTGAACAAAATGTAATTTCTAAGgttttattgagttacagtttCTTATGagggaatcagtcaattgaaataaattcattaggccttcatctatggatttcacatgactgggtatacagatatgcatctgttggttagTTAACTTTAAAAATAAACTTGCCTCTCTTCActgtatttttgtgcattcaaattgccaatcGGTAAAATGCAATTCTgatcattgtctgtagcttacaCCACCATGGGGaactgttcacaatgttgacatcagcaaactgctcacccacacaacgccattacacatggtctgcagttgtgagaccGGTTGGCTGTCCTACTAAAAAAATGTCATctacattggaggtggcttatggtaaagaaattcAAGTGTCTGCCAACAgcactggtggacattcctgctgtcagcatgTCCATTGCAAGCTCCCTTAACTTGAGACATCTGCGACATTGTGTCgtctgacaaaactgcacattttagtttcCTTAGTGCAGCTGTGTAATAATccggtttaatcagcttcttgatatgccacaccggtcaggtgaatggatgatcttgcCAAAGGATaaacgctcactaacagggatgtaaacaaatttgtgcacaaaatttgagaaataagatttttgtgcatatggaaaatgactgggatcttttatttcagctcatgaaacatgggatcaatgctttacatgttgcgtttatatttttgttcagtgtgtattCATTCTACTGCCGTTTCTCACGATTGgtaacaatatatatttttttaaagtccaCATACAGACGGTAAAATATTGGCACAAAATTGTCTTAGCATGCCATGGTTATCCGTTCAAGGAACTATACTTTATTTTTCTGTTAATCGCTTGGAACATCaaactgtcaaatgtgggactgAAATGTTAATCGTTTTTATCTCTCCTTATAGGGACACCCATCATTATTAACACTCCCATCCGGTAAGAATTCATTAATATCAGTTGATTTCCACGGTGCACCATTGAAAGTTGTAGTTGTTAAGACTGAGCagacctctctcctccattctcagGTCTGAGAATCTGACTAACATTCAATACCAGTTCTTGAATGGGTTATCACTAcactctgcaaatcctctcagaATTGGCAAGTAAACCCCATTGGAATTAAATTTACATTTCATCAATGACGAAACTGAAATCCAATTGATAAATTCTGATTGATTTCAGTATGTGACCTAACATAACATTAAGCCAAAAGACAACTAAGTATTTTGGCATAGTTCTTACCTCTTTCTGCAGCATCTGTGATGAAAAGCTGACCCCTGATCTCAGAAAGTTCAGGGAATGAAAGGCCTCCATCGAACCAGTTCACACAAACAAGAAAACATTCACACATTTGCAAATATGTTTTTTACTTGTTTCTAGTGACGCAGTAGGGCACATTTGAAATGTAACAAAGATTAATTTACGAAAATGAGTGCCATCTATCCAGTGAAgtacaaatgtaaaaaaatggtTTACAACTGAAGGCTGCAATGTGACAAGTGTAATAGGACATTAACATTTCTCCTTCAGTATTCTTGTACTTCCACGTGTCATCTTCTCATAGCGAACAGAACAAACTTCTACACTAGAAAATGTTGATTAAATACTTTCCAGTATACCTGTTTGAATGACACATTTGCATGCTTTTTAATCTCTGAGGCATAGGAAATGGCCTGCACAAAACACAAGTTATTGCTTTGGATTATAGTGGACTAAGACAATCTATTCCTTCTATGCCTGAACTTTGAATTTGGTTGGATTGCACAATTCCAGTGACTTCTGTGCCCCTTATCATTCTACTCACACGAATGCTCGATATAGGCAGAATACTCTACTCCCAACAATCTGGGGTATGAACAAGGGGAAATAAACTGCACACACAACGATAAAATAAGCCAACATTGCAGCCCTTCAGAACATAATTCATTTGGAGAGGTGAGCAGGGGCCACAAATACAGGATTTTACAGGACCAAAGAGTGCAATTCAGTTGCTCAAAGTGTTTTAAACATTTGGTCTGCATGGACATTGAACTTCACTTTAAAACATCTGTAGGTCAGTGCAAACTGCATAACAATTTGAATAGGAATTCAAACTTTTAGAAAAAGGAATATATTTAATTAACATTATGGCAGCTAAAATGTCAGGGTTAAAAAAATTCAAGTGCAACGTGTCTATTTAGAAGGATAAAGTGTTAATGTCCAGTTTGTTAATCTAGTGAAGAGGAATTGTAGATTGTAAAGGAATGAAAATACTTTCAGTGATTAGTCAGTGTCTTTACCCTAAGGCTCATAAATTGTTCTATTTAGGTTTCCAAAGTGTAGTTTCACTTCTGAAAAAAATGGAGAACCACACTACCTAAGGAGCTCCAACCAATACATACTTTATATCCAGTAAATTATATTTTGCTACAATACTGGACTACAAATTATATcataacacacaaacaaaataAGGGGGTGGGGGAATTGAACCAGTGCACTAGGTACTGTCCTATCTATAGTAGGCAGGCAGCACAAGCAGGACTTCAAGACCAAGGTTATGAGAAAAAACACTGAATGCAGCAATAATTcagcacagtcaccagatctGTGCTTATACTACAAAGACCGTACGCATTTAAGAGTCACACCTGCTCACATTAGAGCAAAGTCAATTCAATATGAAACGTTTTTGTAACTAAGGAGCGTCATCGTTCTGCATAAGAGATGATCAGTCTTGTCCAATGTAAAAAGAGAGAGTGCTGATTTCCAACCCTTATCCGCCCACAAGTTCCTCATCTCAAACAGTAACATTGGTTTCTGGGTCAATTTCCTTGCTCTCCTGAGATGCAAACCAGTCTCGCACCTGCTGGTAGCTCATTCGTGACTTTTTGCAAAGGGCATCAAGGTCTTTCTCATGAAGAACCCCAGTCAAGCGATGGTAAACCCCCAGCGGCTTGATGTCCGGGAAATCGGCAGTGGATGTTGCTGTGGCGCCATTCGCTTGAGACTTACGTTTGCGGCTACCCATAACCCGAGGGATCCCACTGGAACCGTTTCCACCGGTGACTCCACTGCCATTTTGCTGTGTGGCTAGTTCAGACAGAAATTGCTCACGGACCCCCTGCACCCAGCGTAGCTGCCCATTCTTAACAGCGTAGCGCGTATCCCCAAACCACTGGATGATGTCTGCACGGGGCAAGCCTGTGAGTTCTACCAGCTGGGTGTAGTCCTCACTCTTAGGCCACTGGCAGTGCAGGAAGTGCTCCTTTAGTATGTCCAGTTGTTCCTTGGTCTTCCGTAGTCGGCCAGCAGGTGTAAGAGTAGACCAGGATgagggaggactggagagagacagggctgtcAATGAGGCTTTGGCTGAGCGAGCAGACTTCTGTAGGGTGCTGGTGCTAGTGGAACTATGCTTAATAGTGGGGACAATAGGCgaaaggggaggggtggtagaatgagagggggaggacgAAGCGCAGATGGTAATGGCTGATGGTGGTTGTTTAATCTCTGGGTCTTTGTTGCCCCTAATCAACTGTAGGGGCTTTTCTTCctttttcacctcctcttccttaACAGTCTCAGTGTGAACAGAGGCTTCCTCTGCAACCTcgtcctcctccacctctactgCTCCTTCCCCAAAGGTCTCCAGGCTGTTTGACAGGAAGTTCTGGAAGAAATGTGAATCTTTCACGCCATTGCTGCGAGCTCCCTTCCATTGAGCCCCTCTCTGCACTTCAATATCATTTTCTTGATCCCGAGGCCTGTGAGCTACGCGTGGAAAAGACTGAAGTTGCTGAGACTCATCCTTTGCTTCTCCTATGATGAACTGAGGGTTGACCATGGATGTTCTAAGCAGTCCGCGCCCATTTCTAAGCTGGTACCGGCTGTCGCTGAACCATTTGCGGATGTCATTGCGGCTCAGGCCCGTTTCATTCTGCAGACATCGGAGCTCTGTCTCTGCAGGCCAGTTTTCACGCAGGAAGCTGCTGCGAAGGACTGCAAGCTGAGCTTTGGTCTTTTTGTAGCGTCCGCGTTGTTGTTGCCGTGGAGAGCCAAGTGAGGTCTCAGAGAGGTTCAGGGAAGCCTCTGTCGCGGTAGTTGCTGGCATGTCTACAGGAGGGCGGTAGTAGTATGAATCctgggggggtgggagagaggaactGAAATGTCGGATGGTGGAGGCTGGTTTGCAGTGTTCTGGAGTCTCATGTCTGGCACGTTTTCTCGGGTGGAGCAGGGAAGAGTTAAGACCATTATTAATTTGGCCTGTGTCCTCTGCTTCCACAGACATCTCCCCACACCCCGTCCTCATCTTTATCTCCTCTTTCTCATTTGCATAGTCGTTAGTCCACTGAGGTCCGGCCAGCTTGCCACGCGTCTCCTCAATCTCCTCTGAGGCCCAGCTGATGCCATATTTGATTCTCTGCACCATGAACCAGACCTTGACTTTGTCCAGAGGCAGGGCACAGAGCCGTGCCAAGGCATTCACCTCACGAGATGTTGGGTATGGGAACACATTGAATGCCTGGATCAGCTCTTGGATGGTGTCAAGCTCACGTGTCTGATTTGACTGTGTCCATACTAGCTTCGGGCCCTCAGAGACCAAAGGCAGGCACACCACAGAGTTGTGGTTGGTGCTgaaactaacaccaccatctctaACCTTGCCTCCATCACTGTCTGTTGCATCGTGGTCAAAGGATAGATGGCTCTTTCCATTGATTATCTGTCGGTGTGGAGTTTTGGAGGAACGCGGGGCGGCATGCTTTCCTTCACACGCAGTCTTTGTGACGTCACTCTGGAATGTCTCCATATTCACCTCCAGGCCTATTCTTCTGTTACGGTCAATGTgtgttgccatcagtggtgtCACCGCACGTCACTCCAGTCTAGTAGAGATAAGACAAAGATGTAAAATACATTGTGCTCAAATTGATTATCGCACTAACAAAAAAATATGAGAAATAGCACTGGAGTTTGCCAATGTCTAgtccaggggtctccaacaggtagATCGCTTGCTTGTCAGACTGAAATTAGCATTTGAATCAGGAAAGTGTGCTCTCACGACCTCTACAAGCAAGAATGTTGggggaaaaatgtattttaacGTACTTTACCGGTTGTCTGTGCAGTTGGTCCTTTTGACTGTAGGAATGTGAGACAATATATCCACAGCTAAGTATAATTGCATCAACTTTTCAAAGCGCTCTGTCCTCTTTTCACAAGTTCTCCGTCCTCTGAGAATGAagtttgaccccccccccaccagaggCAGTGAGTCACAACAGAAACACCTATGGAAAGAGAAAATAGATTGAACATTTGACATTTTCAATGTGTAGGCGATTCATACATGAGAAAATATATCAAAATGGTCATTCATAGAGTAAGATGTTTTATAATATAATCTCTTTTTGAAAAACAGCAATAAAACAGCTATGGCAGAGGACAGTTGACTTCATACAAAAGGCAAACTCGAGATTGGCTATTAGGGAGAATTTATGTACAACTCTGCCCTGATCTGACCAAAAGCATAAATTCAGTTAACTGTCAATTCACAGAGAGAACTATGGAACGCAACAAGTGCATATTTTATATTTCTTATATTCCTTTTGTTGTAGCATTATTGAGAGGGAACCTGGAAGTAaacattgtattgtactgtagtgTGTACAGCATGTGTATCATCTGGACATTTCCCCCtgacaaatatatttataaagttCAGATTAAATCCAATATCCCATACGGTCCTTTTTTGCCCCCCTGGTCCTGGAGGGGCTTCAGTCTGGATGTCCTAGCCTGGCActaacggcaggtagcctagcgattaagagcattgggccagtaacagacaGGTCGCTGGTTCGAACCCCAGAGGCAACGAGGTTAAAAGTctgccaatgtgcccttgagcaatgaACTCCACCCGAATTGCTCCTGTAGGTCactctggataaaagcatctgctaa harbors:
- the LOC124041587 gene encoding homeobox and leucine zipper protein Homez-like, with protein sequence MATHIDRNRRIGLEVNMETFQSDVTKTACEGKHAAPRSSKTPHRQIINGKSHLSFDHDATDSDGGKVRDGGVSFSTNHNSVVCLPLVSEGPKLVWTQSNQTRELDTIQELIQAFNVFPYPTSREVNALARLCALPLDKVKVWFMVQRIKYGISWASEEIEETRGKLAGPQWTNDYANEKEEIKMRTGCGEMSVEAEDTGQINNGLNSSLLHPRKRARHETPEHCKPASTIRHFSSSLPPPQDSYYYRPPVDMPATTATEASLNLSETSLGSPRQQQRGRYKKTKAQLAVLRSSFLRENWPAETELRCLQNETGLSRNDIRKWFSDSRYQLRNGRGLLRTSMVNPQFIIGEAKDESQQLQSFPRVAHRPRDQENDIEVQRGAQWKGARSNGVKDSHFFQNFLSNSLETFGEGAVEVEEDEVAEEASVHTETVKEEEVKKEEKPLQLIRGNKDPEIKQPPSAITICASSSPSHSTTPPLSPIVPTIKHSSTSTSTLQKSARSAKASLTALSLSSPPSSWSTLTPAGRLRKTKEQLDILKEHFLHCQWPKSEDYTQLVELTGLPRADIIQWFGDTRYAVKNGQLRWVQGVREQFLSELATQQNGSGVTGGNGSSGIPRVMGSRKRKSQANGATATSTADFPDIKPLGVYHRLTGVLHEKDLDALCKKSRMSYQQVRDWFASQESKEIDPETNVTV